One Bacteriovorax sp. PP10 DNA window includes the following coding sequences:
- a CDS encoding phosphatase domain-containing protein produces the protein MSLHKAIIVDLDGTLCDVEHRVHHVRSKPKNWSAFNQAMDQDKPYFWCIELIAAMQARGYRVYFVTGRDENFREMTTAWLKFHNVSYDELYMRADQDFREDSEVKEEIYLAHIEKNSQVLFVVDDRRSVVERWRKLGLTCLQCAPGDF, from the coding sequence TTGAGTCTGCATAAAGCGATTATCGTCGATCTGGACGGAACTCTTTGTGATGTTGAACACAGAGTTCATCATGTGAGATCCAAACCAAAAAACTGGAGTGCGTTTAATCAAGCAATGGACCAGGATAAACCATACTTCTGGTGTATCGAACTTATTGCAGCGATGCAGGCACGTGGGTATAGAGTTTACTTTGTAACAGGACGCGATGAAAACTTTCGTGAGATGACAACGGCCTGGCTTAAATTTCACAATGTCTCTTATGATGAACTTTACATGAGAGCGGATCAGGATTTCCGCGAAGACTCTGAAGTCAAAGAGGAAATTTACCTCGCTCATATTGAGAAAAACTCTCAAGTATTATTTGTCGTCGACGATAGAAGAAGTGTTGTAGAGCGCTGGAGAAAACTAGGGCTTACATGCCTTCAATGTGCTCCTGGCGATTTTTAG
- a CDS encoding transketolase C-terminal domain-containing protein — protein MIKALNLKNKLAPTPKQSPKYALTVKDAKGTDVIVGDPRATRALVALMNQHATIGGAACHWGGPAAFAEIMSATHALMFKDTTKAWHENFHFVNDAGHTENGVYALRANYGFDNLTFEDLRKFRSIESKLTGHGEAHLNPEGVFISNGPLGSGVPQAQGLAMADKIVGNNRVTICTLSDGGAMEGEAKESFAAIPGLASKNKMNPFVLIISDNNTKLGGRIDADSFSMEPTFNSLETLGWKLVRVQEGQDIQKVYSAIEKAVEDAKADSTKPIALVCKTTKGFGNKATVESASGGHGYPLAAYDDKFVAFVKEIYNGEAPAEFVNWAEEIMKSKPAPKEAGAAGPKSEKVQDGFARAVIKAAKEGFPVFSISSDLQSSTGIKAFHKEFPDHYIDIGIAESNMVSTAIGLSKVGLIPIVDTFAQFGITKGNLPFIMAGLSEGPVIALFSHTGFQDAADGASHQATTYFAALSSIPHMNVVNCSSSSEAEALMYEAITTFAKDREAGKTPNSTVFFLGRENHPVSYVDGVKYTWNKANILTEGSDVTIVAAGPMVGKALAAAKELEAAGVKALVVNHSHVNHVDVETLKASLAKTKGKLITIEDHQVLNGMGSMIVHALKMNGVDFKVKSLGIGGEFGQSAYKADQLYARFDLSASGIVKAYHSLS, from the coding sequence ATGATTAAGGCGCTTAACTTAAAGAACAAACTTGCACCCACTCCTAAACAATCTCCAAAATACGCTCTTACTGTAAAAGATGCGAAAGGAACTGACGTTATCGTTGGTGACCCTCGTGCAACTCGCGCACTAGTTGCTCTAATGAATCAACATGCAACGATTGGTGGAGCTGCTTGCCACTGGGGAGGCCCTGCTGCCTTCGCTGAAATTATGTCAGCAACTCACGCACTAATGTTCAAAGATACAACGAAAGCTTGGCATGAAAATTTTCATTTCGTAAACGATGCTGGCCACACTGAAAACGGTGTCTACGCTCTTCGCGCGAACTACGGATTTGATAATTTAACTTTTGAAGACCTTCGCAAATTCAGAAGTATCGAAAGTAAACTTACAGGTCACGGTGAAGCTCACTTAAACCCGGAAGGTGTTTTCATTTCTAACGGTCCACTTGGATCTGGTGTTCCTCAAGCACAAGGTCTTGCTATGGCCGATAAAATTGTTGGAAACAATCGCGTAACAATTTGTACTCTATCTGACGGTGGAGCAATGGAAGGAGAAGCAAAAGAATCTTTCGCTGCTATTCCAGGTCTTGCTTCAAAAAATAAAATGAATCCATTCGTGCTTATCATTTCTGATAACAACACAAAGCTTGGTGGAAGAATTGATGCTGACTCTTTTTCAATGGAGCCAACATTTAATTCTCTTGAAACTCTTGGATGGAAACTTGTTCGCGTTCAAGAAGGGCAAGACATTCAAAAAGTTTACTCTGCTATTGAAAAAGCAGTTGAAGACGCGAAAGCAGATTCTACAAAACCAATCGCTCTTGTTTGTAAAACAACAAAAGGTTTCGGAAACAAAGCAACTGTTGAATCAGCAAGTGGTGGACATGGTTATCCCCTAGCTGCTTACGACGATAAGTTTGTAGCATTCGTAAAAGAAATTTATAACGGTGAAGCTCCAGCTGAATTTGTTAACTGGGCAGAAGAAATCATGAAATCAAAACCAGCTCCGAAAGAAGCTGGAGCAGCAGGACCTAAGTCTGAAAAAGTTCAAGATGGTTTTGCTCGCGCAGTAATCAAAGCAGCTAAAGAAGGCTTCCCTGTTTTCTCAATCTCTTCAGATCTACAAAGCTCAACAGGTATCAAAGCTTTCCATAAAGAATTCCCTGATCACTACATCGATATCGGTATCGCTGAATCAAACATGGTTTCAACGGCCATCGGTTTATCAAAAGTAGGATTAATTCCTATCGTTGATACATTCGCACAATTTGGTATCACAAAAGGAAATCTTCCATTCATCATGGCAGGATTATCTGAAGGTCCGGTTATCGCATTATTCTCGCACACTGGTTTCCAGGATGCTGCTGATGGAGCTTCTCACCAGGCGACAACATACTTTGCAGCTCTTTCATCTATTCCACACATGAACGTTGTAAACTGCTCTTCATCAAGTGAAGCAGAAGCTCTTATGTACGAAGCGATTACGACTTTTGCAAAAGACCGTGAAGCTGGAAAGACTCCCAACTCAACTGTGTTCTTTTTAGGAAGAGAAAATCACCCGGTAAGTTATGTTGACGGTGTAAAATACACTTGGAACAAAGCTAATATTTTAACTGAAGGATCTGATGTAACGATCGTTGCAGCTGGACCGATGGTTGGAAAAGCTCTTGCAGCAGCAAAAGAATTAGAAGCTGCTGGTGTGAAAGCTTTAGTTGTTAACCACTCTCACGTTAACCACGTAGACGTTGAAACATTAAAGGCATCTCTTGCTAAAACAAAAGGTAAATTAATTACAATCGAAGACCACCAGGTTCTAAACGGAATGGGATCAATGATCGTTCATGCACTAAAAATGAATGGTGTAGATTTTAAAGTAAAGAGTTTAGGAATTGGCGGAGAGTTCGGCCAGTCTGCTTATAAGGCAGACCAGCTTTATGCTCGTTTTGATTTAAGTGCTTCTGGAATCGTTAAGGCGTACCACTCACTTTCTTAA
- a CDS encoding c-type cytochrome, with protein MLNLIIGLMIGFTSPSYASVDPDWSENATIIPGENRANIYEATPTELEQLRNDGYIHAMKYPVTVTGLLIPYRPLINFLTSGTDNPIKKLLLAMGKKMAGFQTEAEMYEWIGLSKFNSPNAQGIYKMPRPEGQSDALYVGAGIIKTAQGEGLTFSCFACHATSLFGTTVMGLTNKRPHSNKLFHMARTYVPNIPTGIFKSSTKATDGEVLMFNRTKKNIMAVDSVVPQVYGLDTSLPHTALSLARRNDDDYATKNPVLERYPRDQELATFVADSKPMPWWNLKYKTRWLSDGSIVSGNPIFTNFLWNEIGRGTDLKELEKWMQDNSKAVKEITAAAFSTEAPRYTDFFPANTIDVTSAKRGEKLFNSSCLKCHGEYQKAWSGENADQLSDVELLATTKVIYHDKTPVKDVGTDPNRYQAMKYFASDLNNLAISKWMKTKVEPQVGYVPPPLVGVWARYPYFHNNSVPTLCDVLSTEQNRPKKFVLGPAVNKETDFDQDCVGYPIANKIPKEWLKDSEAAFDTSKPGLRNIGHTKMLLKEDGTEKFSALDKKDMVMFLKTL; from the coding sequence ATGCTTAATTTAATCATTGGATTGATGATTGGTTTCACATCACCATCATACGCTAGCGTTGACCCTGACTGGTCAGAAAACGCGACCATCATTCCAGGTGAAAACCGCGCCAACATTTATGAGGCTACACCAACTGAACTCGAGCAATTGAGAAACGACGGTTATATTCACGCTATGAAATACCCAGTGACAGTAACTGGTCTATTAATTCCATACCGCCCACTAATTAATTTTTTAACTTCAGGAACTGATAACCCAATCAAAAAACTTCTGCTTGCTATGGGCAAGAAAATGGCCGGCTTTCAAACTGAAGCTGAAATGTATGAGTGGATTGGACTCTCAAAATTCAATTCTCCCAATGCTCAAGGAATTTATAAAATGCCTCGCCCTGAAGGGCAGTCAGATGCTTTATATGTTGGTGCTGGGATTATTAAGACAGCTCAAGGTGAAGGTTTAACTTTTAGTTGTTTTGCTTGTCACGCGACTAGTTTGTTTGGAACGACTGTAATGGGTCTGACGAATAAGCGTCCGCACTCAAATAAACTTTTCCATATGGCCCGCACCTACGTTCCGAATATCCCAACAGGGATTTTTAAGTCGAGTACGAAAGCTACTGACGGTGAAGTGTTAATGTTCAATAGAACAAAAAAGAACATCATGGCCGTTGATAGTGTTGTGCCTCAGGTTTATGGATTGGATACGTCTCTTCCACATACTGCTTTGAGTTTAGCGAGAAGAAACGACGATGATTATGCGACTAAAAATCCAGTTTTAGAGAGATACCCAAGAGACCAAGAGCTTGCGACATTTGTAGCAGACTCAAAACCAATGCCATGGTGGAACTTAAAATATAAAACAAGATGGCTCTCTGATGGATCAATCGTCAGTGGAAATCCGATTTTCACAAACTTCTTATGGAATGAAATTGGAAGAGGGACTGATTTAAAAGAATTAGAGAAATGGATGCAGGATAATTCTAAAGCAGTTAAAGAAATTACTGCGGCAGCTTTTTCAACTGAAGCTCCAAGATATACTGACTTTTTCCCAGCTAATACTATTGATGTAACGAGTGCGAAACGTGGAGAGAAACTTTTCAACTCAAGTTGCTTAAAGTGCCATGGTGAATACCAAAAAGCATGGTCTGGAGAAAATGCAGATCAATTATCAGACGTGGAATTACTTGCGACAACAAAAGTGATCTATCACGATAAAACTCCTGTGAAAGATGTTGGAACTGATCCCAACAGATACCAGGCGATGAAATACTTTGCTTCCGATTTAAACAACCTGGCAATTTCAAAATGGATGAAGACGAAAGTCGAACCGCAAGTTGGATATGTTCCACCTCCGCTAGTAGGTGTGTGGGCGAGATATCCATACTTCCATAACAACTCAGTCCCGACTTTATGTGATGTTTTATCAACTGAACAAAACCGTCCGAAGAAGTTCGTACTTGGCCCTGCAGTTAATAAAGAAACTGATTTCGACCAGGACTGTGTTGGTTACCCAATCGCAAACAAGATTCCAAAAGAATGGTTAAAAGATTCAGAGGCGGCGTTTGATACATCAAAACCGGGACTGCGTAACATTGGTCACACGAAAATGCTTCTTAAAGAAGATGGAACTGAGAAATTCAGTGCCCTTGATAAGAAAGATATGGTGATGTTCTTAAAAACTTTATAA
- a CDS encoding MFS transporter codes for MRKITPELNSLFWTQLYGALNDNLFKSALVILIAYKNISLFGVNSASMVALCGGVFILPFFFLSATSGQLADKLDKVWLTHRIKEAEVLMAVLGCIGIIFQNYYIMLFVLFLLGLQATFFGPIKYSLIPHYTSKDQLIFANAMVSSGTFVAILIGTIIGGVAAGFQNNYWPLIAVLLIVAYLGLHYAKKLPLENINVEERAAIVVDWNFFTSTRDILKLIFQSPMIALLIVGLSWFWFMGAGLLSILPLIAKNVFNGNENVATMMLFTFTIGMGVGPFLLEKITKGKVRRWVIPLSLIAMTLFIFDLSFVIKASSKASFLLSIGESISVRDFFKLNSSARVIFDLFMLSLFGGMFTVPQFAELQRVTKESELSRVVAGNNVINALAMVSVSILLMIFHQQKLSLSTILSLLGFLNILMCLGLVYFYKEEFNKFWRF; via the coding sequence ATGAGAAAAATTACTCCGGAGCTTAACTCACTATTTTGGACTCAATTATATGGCGCTTTAAACGACAACCTTTTTAAGAGCGCGTTGGTTATTTTAATTGCCTATAAAAATATTAGTTTGTTTGGCGTTAACTCTGCTTCAATGGTGGCGTTGTGCGGTGGTGTGTTTATCCTGCCTTTCTTCTTTCTTTCGGCGACCAGCGGGCAGTTAGCAGATAAGCTGGATAAAGTCTGGCTTACTCATCGAATTAAAGAAGCAGAAGTTTTGATGGCCGTGCTTGGATGCATCGGAATTATTTTTCAGAATTACTACATCATGCTTTTTGTACTTTTCTTACTCGGTCTGCAGGCCACATTCTTTGGGCCGATTAAATACTCACTAATTCCTCATTACACTTCTAAAGATCAATTGATCTTTGCCAATGCCATGGTGAGCTCCGGAACATTCGTCGCGATTTTGATCGGGACTATTATCGGAGGTGTCGCCGCTGGTTTTCAAAATAACTATTGGCCTTTAATTGCCGTGTTATTAATCGTGGCCTACTTGGGCTTGCATTATGCTAAAAAACTTCCGCTGGAAAATATCAATGTTGAAGAAAGAGCAGCGATCGTTGTCGACTGGAATTTTTTCACTTCAACTCGCGATATTTTAAAATTGATTTTTCAGAGTCCAATGATTGCACTTTTGATTGTTGGTCTTTCATGGTTTTGGTTTATGGGAGCAGGACTGCTTTCAATTCTTCCTTTGATTGCCAAAAATGTTTTCAACGGAAATGAAAATGTCGCAACCATGATGCTTTTTACATTCACTATCGGAATGGGAGTAGGTCCTTTTTTACTTGAGAAAATCACGAAAGGAAAAGTCCGTCGTTGGGTTATCCCGTTAAGTTTAATTGCCATGACGCTTTTTATTTTTGATTTATCATTTGTTATTAAAGCATCGTCTAAAGCAAGTTTTCTTCTTTCTATCGGTGAATCCATTTCAGTGAGAGACTTCTTTAAATTAAATTCAAGTGCTCGCGTGATCTTCGATTTATTCATGCTGTCTCTTTTTGGTGGGATGTTCACTGTCCCTCAGTTTGCTGAACTTCAAAGAGTCACAAAAGAGTCGGAACTCTCAAGAGTAGTGGCAGGAAATAACGTGATCAACGCACTGGCCATGGTGAGTGTTTCTATCCTGCTTATGATTTTTCATCAGCAAAAATTAAGTCTTTCAACAATTCTGTCCTTATTAGGTTTTTTAAATATCCTGATGTGCCTGGGACTGGTGTATTTTTACAAAGAAGAATTTAATAAGTTCTGGAGGTTCTAA
- a CDS encoding 3'-5' exonuclease, which translates to MNDKLDPAPNYAKAQFSGKIITITKDEEIAPAMELLKDVRIIGFDTETKPSFKKGEFYHVSLLQLASDDYALLFRLHFLKDFELVKILFEDKTIVKTGVAIRDDIKALQKLFHFTPHGFVELSDIAKERALKNFGLKGMTEEILNLTLSKKAKLSNWEGHELKHDQLQYAATDAWIGRKLYQKLNPDHL; encoded by the coding sequence ATGAATGATAAATTAGACCCCGCTCCAAATTACGCAAAGGCCCAGTTTTCCGGAAAAATCATCACGATTACCAAAGATGAAGAAATCGCTCCTGCGATGGAATTACTAAAAGATGTTCGCATTATCGGCTTTGACACAGAAACAAAACCTTCGTTTAAGAAGGGTGAGTTTTATCACGTCTCCCTATTACAACTAGCTTCAGACGACTATGCTCTGCTATTTCGCCTGCACTTCTTAAAAGACTTTGAGCTGGTTAAAATCCTTTTCGAAGACAAGACCATCGTTAAGACCGGCGTCGCGATCAGGGACGATATTAAGGCCCTGCAGAAGCTATTCCATTTCACTCCCCACGGATTCGTTGAACTCTCAGATATTGCCAAAGAAAGAGCGCTGAAAAATTTTGGACTAAAAGGTATGACGGAAGAGATTCTGAACTTAACTTTGAGTAAAAAGGCCAAGCTTTCTAACTGGGAAGGCCACGAACTTAAGCACGACCAGCTTCAATACGCTGCAACCGATGCATGGATCGGCCGCAAGCTGTATCAAAAACTAAATCCAGATCATTTATAA
- a CDS encoding NUDIX hydrolase has product MKIEKWKTISTEVIFKAKVFRYLKMKSQSPTTGEIGDFDIVQCYNWVNVIAITPDQKIVLIKQYRHGADDVTVEIPGGAVDIGEDMQIAAARELREETGYTSSNWKFLGKVAANPAFMMNSCETYLALDAVKTHDQELDPFEEIEVYLRDKKDIREIIGSGEINHSLVVAAFYFFTATAEGA; this is encoded by the coding sequence ATGAAAATTGAAAAATGGAAAACGATCAGCACTGAAGTCATCTTTAAAGCAAAAGTTTTTCGCTATTTAAAAATGAAGAGCCAGTCTCCGACAACCGGTGAGATTGGAGATTTTGATATTGTTCAATGTTACAACTGGGTCAACGTCATTGCGATTACACCTGATCAGAAAATTGTTTTAATTAAACAGTACCGTCACGGTGCTGATGATGTGACGGTGGAAATTCCTGGTGGGGCAGTTGATATCGGTGAAGACATGCAAATCGCTGCGGCCAGAGAGCTTCGTGAAGAAACTGGTTACACTTCAAGCAATTGGAAATTTTTAGGGAAGGTCGCTGCTAATCCTGCTTTTATGATGAACTCTTGCGAGACTTACTTAGCATTAGACGCCGTGAAGACTCATGATCAAGAGCTGGATCCATTCGAAGAAATTGAAGTTTATCTGAGGGATAAAAAAGATATTAGAGAGATTATCGGGAGTGGAGAAATCAATCACTCATTAGTTGTCGCTGCTTTTTATTTTTTTACTGCGACAGCTGAAGGCGCTTGA
- a CDS encoding aldehyde dehydrogenase family protein, with product MENRDVLQAKSFINNEWVGHSTTNVLMVKNKFDQTPLATVAYADASEVQFAVANSVQAFQSYSKLSAAERRDFLLKLREGLHQEKDKFINLIISEAGKPADYARQEVERALFQLQAAADEALRVGGEVIPMDFGLGKGKTAHTKNYPIGPILAISPFNFPLNLAMHKIAPALAAGCTVILKPSPFTPLTALALASLCKRVGLPAGVLNVVICQNEEASIMLKDERLKMLSFTGSAEVGWQLKAQAGKKKVVLELGGNAAVIVDRSANLDEAAKAIAMGAYNYSGQVCISVQRIYVDHSVFDQFLEKFKHEVSELKIGNPSEEGTVVGPLIDRVHVNRIDSWVNEAKARGAEVLIGGHILDLENNLYAPTLLTNTQADMKIVSEEAFGPVAIIEKVQYFDEVIREVNRSRYGLQAGLFTNQISQMKYAQENLEVGALIINGVPGFRIDTMPYGGVKDSGLGREGIRYAMAEMLETRLIVY from the coding sequence ATGGAAAATAGAGACGTATTACAGGCAAAAAGTTTTATTAATAATGAATGGGTAGGACACTCAACAACCAACGTTTTGATGGTGAAGAATAAGTTCGACCAGACACCATTAGCGACCGTAGCGTATGCTGATGCATCTGAAGTGCAGTTTGCTGTTGCGAACTCTGTACAGGCCTTTCAAAGCTATTCAAAGCTATCGGCAGCTGAGCGAAGAGATTTCCTTTTAAAACTGAGAGAAGGCCTTCACCAGGAAAAAGATAAGTTCATCAACCTGATTATTTCTGAAGCAGGAAAGCCTGCTGATTACGCTCGTCAAGAAGTTGAGAGAGCACTCTTCCAATTACAGGCTGCAGCTGATGAAGCTCTTCGTGTTGGTGGTGAAGTCATCCCAATGGATTTTGGTTTGGGGAAAGGTAAAACTGCTCACACTAAAAATTATCCGATCGGGCCGATCCTTGCGATTTCTCCTTTCAATTTTCCTCTAAACCTAGCTATGCATAAGATTGCTCCGGCACTAGCAGCTGGTTGTACGGTTATTTTAAAACCATCTCCATTCACTCCGTTAACGGCCCTGGCATTAGCATCGCTTTGCAAACGTGTTGGTCTTCCAGCAGGTGTATTAAACGTTGTGATTTGTCAGAATGAAGAAGCTTCAATCATGTTAAAAGATGAGCGTTTAAAAATGCTTTCATTTACTGGTTCTGCAGAAGTCGGCTGGCAGTTAAAAGCTCAAGCAGGAAAGAAAAAAGTTGTCCTTGAATTAGGTGGAAACGCGGCCGTTATTGTTGACCGCTCAGCTAATCTTGATGAAGCAGCAAAAGCAATTGCAATGGGTGCCTATAATTACTCAGGACAAGTGTGTATTTCGGTTCAAAGAATTTATGTTGATCACTCAGTGTTTGATCAATTCTTAGAAAAATTTAAACATGAAGTAAGTGAATTAAAAATTGGAAATCCTTCTGAAGAAGGAACTGTGGTCGGGCCGTTAATTGATCGTGTTCACGTTAACAGAATCGATAGCTGGGTGAACGAAGCGAAAGCTCGTGGCGCTGAAGTTTTAATCGGTGGACATATTCTCGATTTAGAAAATAATCTTTACGCTCCAACTCTTTTAACTAATACACAAGCGGATATGAAAATCGTCTCGGAAGAGGCGTTCGGTCCGGTTGCGATTATCGAAAAAGTTCAATATTTCGACGAAGTCATCCGTGAAGTTAACCGTTCACGTTATGGACTTCAAGCAGGATTGTTTACAAACCAGATCTCTCAGATGAAGTATGCTCAGGAAAACCTTGAAGTGGGTGCTTTAATCATCAATGGAGTGCCAGGATTCAGAATCGACACAATGCCGTACGGCGGAGTGAAAGATTCAGGATTAGGTCGCGAAGGAATTCGCTATGCCATGGCCGAGATGCTGGAGACACGTCTTATCGTGTACTAA
- the gltX gene encoding glutamate--tRNA ligase — protein sequence MTVRVRFAPSPTGYLHIGGARTAMYNYLFAKAMGGTYVLRIEDTDTDRSERKFEEAQIEDLKWLGLPHNEGPDVGGDYGPYRQSERLHIYKEWADKLLKEKKAYPCFCTEAELTAKKEIAVAAKLAPHYDGTCRNLTDAEVEAKTKAGLESVIRFKAPAKAYEFNDHVRGHVVFPEGMVGDFVIVRANGIPVYNYAVVVDDAAMKITHVIRAEEHLPNTLRQLMLYEAFGETPPEFTHVSLLIGEDRQKLSKRHGATSVRLYKEQNYLPSAMLNYLLLLGWSHPEEKDIFDIHELPPFTLDRFTKSAAIYDIVKLNHINGEHLRLLPTDTLIAEVEKVLPAGHPFLKMDHDWKVRCVTLSKEKMNFFNDIIPLLDLYFGSEVSTEADYVEARSWETTPQIQAYLKGEIAKAKAEGKKFVTEAEYNEWSNHVKGELKIKGKQLFMGIRAVLTLQAHGSDLKFIVPLTPIEVLEKRLSM from the coding sequence ATGACTGTTCGCGTACGCTTTGCCCCGTCACCAACTGGATACCTTCACATCGGTGGTGCCAGAACTGCTATGTACAACTACTTATTCGCTAAAGCGATGGGTGGAACTTATGTTCTTCGTATTGAAGACACTGACACTGATAGATCAGAACGTAAATTTGAGGAAGCTCAAATTGAAGATCTAAAATGGTTAGGCCTTCCTCACAATGAAGGGCCGGATGTCGGTGGAGATTACGGGCCGTACAGACAATCAGAACGTCTGCATATCTACAAAGAATGGGCAGATAAACTTCTTAAAGAAAAGAAAGCATACCCATGTTTTTGTACTGAAGCAGAACTAACAGCAAAAAAAGAAATCGCAGTTGCAGCGAAACTTGCTCCTCATTACGATGGGACTTGTAGAAACTTAACTGATGCTGAAGTAGAAGCAAAAACAAAAGCTGGTCTTGAATCAGTTATCAGATTTAAAGCTCCGGCAAAAGCTTACGAGTTCAATGATCATGTTCGCGGACACGTTGTGTTCCCAGAAGGAATGGTAGGGGATTTCGTCATCGTTAGAGCTAACGGTATTCCAGTTTATAACTACGCTGTAGTTGTTGATGATGCTGCTATGAAGATTACTCACGTCATCCGCGCTGAAGAGCATTTACCAAATACACTTAGACAGTTAATGCTTTATGAAGCATTCGGTGAAACTCCACCTGAGTTCACTCACGTTTCACTTTTAATCGGTGAAGACAGACAAAAATTATCTAAACGTCACGGAGCAACTTCTGTGCGTTTATACAAAGAACAAAATTATCTTCCATCAGCGATGTTAAACTACCTTCTTCTTTTAGGTTGGTCTCACCCTGAAGAAAAAGATATTTTTGATATCCATGAACTTCCACCATTCACACTTGATCGCTTCACTAAATCAGCGGCGATTTACGACATTGTGAAATTAAACCACATCAATGGTGAGCACCTTCGTTTACTTCCAACTGATACATTGATTGCTGAAGTAGAAAAAGTTCTTCCAGCAGGTCATCCATTCTTAAAAATGGATCACGATTGGAAAGTTCGTTGTGTGACTTTAAGTAAAGAGAAGATGAACTTCTTTAACGATATTATTCCTCTTCTAGATTTATACTTCGGATCTGAAGTTTCGACTGAAGCTGATTATGTTGAAGCGAGAAGCTGGGAGACGACTCCGCAAATTCAAGCTTACTTAAAAGGTGAGATTGCTAAAGCGAAAGCAGAAGGCAAAAAATTTGTTACTGAAGCTGAATACAATGAGTGGAGTAACCACGTTAAGGGCGAGCTTAAGATTAAAGGTAAGCAGCTTTTCATGGGGATTAGAGCGGTTTTAACTCTTCAGGCGCATGGATCGGATCTGAAGTTTATTGTGCCGTTGACGCCTATTGAAGTTTTAGAAAAAAGATTGAGTATGTAA
- a CDS encoding YajQ family cyclic di-GMP-binding protein, which yields MPSFDLVSKTDMMEMKNAILMAQKEINARYDFKGSDVSLELKDTTIELKAEDDYKMKAALEILRGQLVKRNIGQRCIDPQKIEPSGNRMMKQTINIKNGIEKEKAKAINKIIKESGLKVTSSIMDDKIRMTAKKIDDLQGAYQMLRTNKEVDIELQMENMKRD from the coding sequence ATGCCTTCTTTCGATTTAGTTTCTAAAACAGACATGATGGAAATGAAAAATGCCATCCTGATGGCCCAAAAAGAGATCAATGCCCGCTACGATTTTAAGGGGAGCGATGTGTCCCTGGAGTTGAAAGACACCACGATAGAGCTTAAGGCAGAAGACGATTATAAAATGAAAGCGGCCCTTGAGATCCTTCGAGGCCAGCTGGTGAAAAGAAATATCGGCCAGCGCTGCATCGATCCTCAGAAGATCGAGCCATCGGGAAACCGCATGATGAAGCAGACCATTAATATCAAGAATGGTATTGAAAAAGAGAAGGCCAAGGCCATCAACAAGATCATCAAGGAATCGGGGTTAAAGGTTACTTCGAGTATCATGGATGACAAGATCAGAATGACTGCTAAGAAGATCGACGATCTTCAGGGTGCCTATCAGATGCTTCGTACCAACAAAGAAGTTGATATTGAGCTTCAGATGGAAAACATGAAAAGAGACTAA